One Sporomusaceae bacterium ACPt DNA window includes the following coding sequences:
- a CDS encoding Acyl-CoA dehydrogenase, short-chain specific: protein MFALTEDQKTIQTVAYEFAKKELEPTVAERDEKEEFSRELADKLGEQGFTGICFPGEYGGADGDVLSYILSVEQIARVDDGMAITLSASVSLCAWPIFAFGTEAQKKKYLEPLAQGVKLGAFGLTEPNAGTDAAAQQMVAVKDGDDYILNGSKIFITNAGEAEIYVVFAMTDKSRGTRGISAFIVEKGTPGFSFGKKEHKMGIHTSLTMELVFQDVRIPKENLLGKEGEGFKIAMQTLDGGRIGVAAQALGIAQGALDHAVKYSKERCQFGKPLCANQAIAFMLADMATQVQAARHLVYHAAWLKDQGLPYSKEAAMAKMFASDTAMRVTTDAVQIFGGYGYSREYPVERLMRNAKITQIYEGTNQVQRMVVSAAVLR from the coding sequence ATGTTTGCGCTGACCGAAGATCAAAAAACAATTCAGACTGTGGCCTATGAATTTGCCAAGAAAGAACTGGAACCAACTGTTGCGGAAAGAGATGAAAAAGAAGAGTTTTCTCGTGAACTTGCCGACAAACTGGGAGAGCAGGGATTTACCGGCATCTGTTTTCCCGGCGAATACGGCGGTGCGGACGGCGATGTTCTCAGCTATATCTTGAGTGTTGAGCAAATTGCCAGGGTCGATGACGGGATGGCCATTACTCTTTCGGCTTCGGTATCTCTTTGTGCGTGGCCAATTTTTGCGTTTGGCACCGAAGCGCAAAAGAAAAAATATCTTGAACCGCTGGCTCAGGGGGTAAAATTGGGTGCTTTCGGTCTTACTGAGCCGAATGCCGGGACAGATGCGGCAGCCCAGCAAATGGTTGCGGTCAAGGATGGCGATGATTATATCCTTAACGGCAGCAAAATTTTTATTACCAATGCCGGCGAAGCCGAGATTTATGTGGTATTTGCCATGACGGATAAAAGCCGTGGTACCCGGGGTATTTCGGCATTCATTGTGGAAAAGGGAACACCGGGTTTCAGTTTTGGTAAGAAAGAGCACAAAATGGGTATACATACTTCTCTTACCATGGAACTCGTTTTCCAGGATGTGCGGATTCCAAAAGAAAATCTCCTTGGCAAGGAGGGCGAGGGCTTTAAGATCGCCATGCAGACATTGGATGGCGGCCGGATTGGGGTGGCGGCGCAGGCGCTGGGAATTGCTCAAGGTGCGCTCGACCATGCGGTTAAATATTCCAAGGAACGTTGCCAGTTTGGCAAGCCGCTGTGCGCCAATCAGGCCATTGCCTTTATGCTTGCCGATATGGCCACTCAGGTGCAGGCTGCCCGGCATCTGGTCTATCATGCAGCCTGGCTGAAAGATCAGGGGCTGCCTTATAGCAAGGAAGCCGCTATGGCAAAAATGTTTGCGTCCGATACAGCCATGCGCGTAACTACCGATGCTGTTCAAATTTTTGGCGGTTACGGTTACAGCCGTGAATATCCGGTTGAACGTCTGATGCGTAATGCAAAAATCACCCAAATCTACGAAGGTACTAATCAAGTGCAGAGAATGGTCGTCTCGGCGGCTGTACTGCGATAG
- a CDS encoding putative FAD-linked oxidoreductase — protein sequence MMKYNAVTPELIAELKNILGDRYVSTDSDKLEMYKTDEEANPKYHHLPEVVVFPENTEQVAAVVRLANKYLVPVTPRGAGTGLAGGAIPVYGGIVLVMDRLDKILEFNEEALYVVAQAGVRTSEIQKEAKKRGLLYAGDPCSSESCQIGGNVSTNAGGNKAIKYGTTRDQVYAVEVVTPEGEIVTIGSRLAKKSTGYALEQLLVGSEGTLGIITQVTLKLKPLATHSLDLLAIFKDVDQALSIPNKIVKAGITPTSMEFMDNNAIQSCARYLKIDLPYANDGGVYVIITVEGFNQDDVDQQTVIVDELCTEGGAAEVLVADEDRIWKARRNFAEAARADSLVYYAEDIVVPVDAISELMKKLPELEKKYGIATTTAAHIGDGNIHVNALKMNIPDDVWDATLNEFHKELYGFVYSLGGRLSGEHGIGSKKIKEMEMFTNPLELKIMRAIKKALDPNGILNPGKIFRSVN from the coding sequence ATGATGAAATACAATGCAGTAACTCCTGAATTGATAGCAGAGTTAAAAAATATACTGGGTGACCGTTATGTATCTACCGACTCCGACAAGTTGGAAATGTACAAAACAGATGAAGAGGCAAATCCGAAATATCACCATTTGCCGGAAGTCGTTGTTTTTCCGGAAAATACTGAACAGGTCGCTGCCGTTGTACGCTTGGCCAACAAATACCTAGTACCGGTAACGCCCCGGGGAGCCGGGACAGGTCTGGCTGGTGGAGCCATTCCGGTTTATGGCGGTATTGTTCTGGTTATGGACCGTCTGGATAAAATTTTGGAATTCAATGAAGAGGCGCTGTATGTAGTAGCTCAGGCCGGTGTGCGGACAAGCGAAATACAAAAGGAAGCAAAAAAGAGAGGACTGCTTTACGCCGGAGATCCCTGTAGCAGTGAGAGCTGCCAGATCGGTGGCAATGTTTCAACTAATGCAGGGGGAAATAAGGCGATTAAATATGGAACAACCAGAGATCAAGTCTACGCAGTGGAAGTGGTAACCCCCGAAGGAGAAATCGTAACCATTGGGAGTAGGTTGGCCAAGAAAAGTACGGGATATGCGCTGGAACAATTGCTTGTCGGATCGGAAGGTACATTGGGGATTATTACCCAGGTCACGCTCAAACTCAAGCCGTTGGCTACACATAGTCTGGATCTACTGGCAATTTTTAAAGATGTTGATCAAGCGCTCAGCATTCCCAACAAAATTGTGAAAGCAGGAATAACACCAACAAGCATGGAGTTCATGGACAACAATGCCATTCAAAGCTGTGCCCGGTATTTAAAAATAGACCTGCCTTACGCTAATGACGGCGGAGTTTACGTCATCATTACGGTAGAAGGGTTTAATCAAGACGATGTAGATCAGCAAACGGTAATTGTGGATGAGCTTTGTACTGAAGGCGGTGCCGCAGAGGTATTGGTAGCTGATGAAGACCGGATCTGGAAGGCCAGAAGAAATTTTGCCGAAGCAGCGCGGGCCGACAGTTTGGTTTATTACGCGGAAGATATCGTCGTTCCTGTAGATGCAATATCCGAACTCATGAAAAAACTGCCGGAACTGGAAAAAAAATACGGGATTGCCACAACAACCGCAGCTCACATTGGGGACGGGAATATCCATGTCAATGCATTAAAAATGAATATTCCGGATGATGTATGGGATGCCACCCTGAATGAATTTCATAAAGAATTATATGGTTTTGTGTATAGTTTGGGCGGACGGTTGTCTGGGGAACATGGGATAGGCTCTAAAAAAATAAAAGAAATGGAAATGTTCACCAATCCGCTTGAACTCAAGATAATGAGAGCAATCAAAAAGGCGTTGGACCCTAACGGAATTCTCAATCCAGGCAAGATTTTTAGGTCTGTTAACTAG
- the sauU_2 gene encoding putative sulfoacetate transporter SauU, translating into MRMTNYRWVVGSFGMLMAVVSYMDRVNLSVTTPMIMQEFGFSKMDMGMMQTAFFLAYACCQIPGGMLAEYFGSRIVTSLAVAWWSIFTAITGLCNSFVTFIAARFAFGLGEAPVFPALSLANQKWFPTTERSRAAAMMSAGAYIGPIFGPAIVVAIMMAWGWRAVFYIFGLAGILLAIAYYYFVADHPKESRFVNRAELEHITEGKEAVVEKKEVAPWSTFITSSQFWAIAGQFFVTDYITYVFLAWLPVYLMEARSFSLQQMGFAASLPWIATTLGVLGTGVISDKMLKAGISKNKVRTLFGIAGLAVCCAALNAAAYSTDKWITVMWLTLANGGLGPVFAASWASTIDLGGKFTGTVSGWMNFWGNMGGVAAPVTAAWIATNFGWTTVLISTSAMAIVGALLWLMVKPDQPLKITKKIDSGVIA; encoded by the coding sequence CTACTCCTATGATCATGCAAGAATTCGGTTTTAGCAAAATGGACATGGGGATGATGCAGACAGCATTTTTCCTTGCATATGCATGTTGCCAAATTCCGGGGGGGATGCTGGCCGAATACTTTGGTTCTCGTATTGTCACATCGCTGGCCGTTGCCTGGTGGTCGATTTTCACTGCGATAACAGGTCTCTGTAACAGTTTCGTGACGTTTATTGCAGCGCGGTTTGCTTTCGGTCTTGGGGAAGCGCCCGTATTTCCTGCGCTTAGTTTAGCAAATCAAAAATGGTTTCCTACTACTGAGCGTAGTAGAGCGGCTGCGATGATGTCCGCCGGCGCATATATCGGACCGATTTTTGGCCCCGCGATCGTTGTTGCCATCATGATGGCGTGGGGCTGGCGGGCAGTATTCTACATCTTTGGCTTGGCCGGAATACTCCTTGCTATTGCCTACTACTATTTTGTCGCTGATCACCCCAAAGAAAGCCGTTTCGTTAATCGGGCGGAACTGGAGCACATTACGGAAGGTAAAGAGGCCGTCGTCGAGAAAAAAGAGGTGGCCCCCTGGAGTACATTTATTACTTCTTCGCAATTTTGGGCAATTGCAGGTCAGTTCTTTGTCACTGATTACATTACTTACGTATTTTTAGCCTGGCTGCCGGTGTATCTAATGGAAGCGCGTAGTTTTTCGCTGCAGCAGATGGGATTTGCGGCCTCCTTGCCCTGGATAGCTACTACCCTGGGGGTATTGGGCACTGGCGTTATTTCTGACAAGATGCTCAAGGCAGGGATATCTAAAAATAAAGTTCGGACGTTATTCGGTATTGCGGGACTGGCTGTTTGCTGTGCGGCTTTAAATGCAGCAGCGTATTCGACCGACAAATGGATTACGGTAATGTGGCTGACTTTGGCCAACGGCGGACTCGGACCGGTATTTGCTGCTTCGTGGGCCTCCACGATTGATCTGGGTGGTAAATTTACCGGAACAGTCAGCGGCTGGATGAATTTTTGGGGTAATATGGGTGGCGTCGCAGCGCCTGTTACCGCAGCCTGGATTGCAACAAATTTCGGGTGGACTACCGTGCTGATATCTACGTCGGCAATGGCAATAGTAGGAGCTTTACTCTGGCTGATGGTCAAACCGGACCAACCGCTGAAAATCACTAAGAAAATAGATTCCGGAGTAATTGCATAA